The Passer domesticus isolate bPasDom1 chromosome 22, bPasDom1.hap1, whole genome shotgun sequence genomic sequence AAATTCCCTCTAGACTGAATTTTCTCTCTCATGGGGCATTCACCTTCTTGTTTGTGGGATCTACACCTCAAGAGAGGTGAGACTCCAGCACAGATGTTCCCAGGAATCCCCTGGGAACGCTGGTTTCTTGGGCAGTGCCTAAACTGgagcccaggggagcactgggCACTCTTCCCTGCAAGGCCTCGTGCTCTGGGACAACCTTCTGCCATTCAGACCTGCCATTCTTCATCTGCCATTCTACATCTGCCATTCAGATCTGCCATTCTACATCTGCCATTCTACATCTGCCATTCTACATCTGCCATTCTACATCTGCCATTCTTCACCTGCCATTCTACATCTGCCATTCAGACCTGCCATTCTTCATCTGCCATTCTACATCTGCCATTCAGATCCATTTCTAAGCAGAAATTAGGACTCCTCAAGTCATAATATGTGGGAATGAGTCTTGCCAAGCAGCTCCCTGAGTGCCTTCAGCAGTCCCAGAGGTTCCTGGGCAGTCTGTAGAATTCAGCTCTCCACTTttgctgcccagctgccagaaTCATCCAGAACATGGACCCCACAGCTGACCCATGCCAGGATTTCTACCAGTATGCCTGTGGGGGCTGGCTGAACAGGCATGTGATCCCAGAGACCAGCTCCAGATACAGCATCTTTGACATCCTGAGGGACGAGCTGGAGATCATCCTCAAAGGTAGGGATGAGCTCGTCCATGCCCAGAAACCTGTGTTTGTTTCAGAGGTTCATCACTGCACATCTGACAGAGAAATAAGCTCGCACAGAAGTGTtgattggtttgggttttttttctctctggtcCTTTAATCTCTGCATCTCTCACTACACCCATTTTGTGGGAACATCCTGTTCCCATTAAAAGTTAGCCAGAGGTGGTTGGGTACTAACTCCAAAAGGAGCAGGACAAGCTGCCTGCAGGTCCTTCCTCCTGACactttttttcattaatatcaTGAAGAGCTCTCTGGTTTGACACTAACTGCAGCCTACAAGTGCTTCTCACAGCCCTGAATCCTCAGGGATTTCTGTAAAATGATCAGAGGTCTCCAGGGCAAAAATCTCACTGCAATGGTTCCTTCCCCAGGTGTGCTGGAGACTTCAGACCAAGGGGACAGAGAAGCATTTCAGAAAGCCAAAATCCTTTACAAGTCCTGCATGAATGAGAGTGAGTGTCTTCTTGTCCCATCAATTTCCCTGTTCAAAACCAGGggtacagaaaaaaacaaagttcTATTAAGCAAAATCCAGTCAATATCTGTCTAATCCAtggggctgtgcctggaaaATTCATCTTCAGATGGATGAAGATGCCTTGATATTTAATTAAACCTCGAAATGTGGGATTGGGATTTCATTAAACCTCAAAACTGGGATGTGGAAAGGATGGATGCTGGGTACCCACCCCTGGTGTGGATGCAAATCCTTTCCTTCAGAAGGCACAAACCTGCCCAGCTCATCTTTCCCAAACCAACCCACTCCAAATAAACCCTGCAGCAACAGAAgtattttcattccttttctgAAGACTAATATAGGATGGTTTCAggatatttcttattttttgctATGACACATTCAGTTGCAAATTTAAGCTGTTAGGCCCGTTATCTATTTtcctatttctatttttatctaTTATctatttttcctaattttatttctgcatgAAAACAATAAGAATTTGTCTTTGATCCCTCAGGTCTTATAGAGCAACGAGATTCCCTGCCTCTGCTGGAGGCCTTGAGGATGGTTGGAGATTGGCCAGTGGCTTCTGCAGACTGGAGTAAGACAAAAGGTAATGCTGGGCCTGGAAGGGTTCAGTCAGAATAATTTCCTGATAATCTGTATAAGAATACTGATAATCTGTATCAGAATTATTTACTAATAATCTGCTTATCTCACTGTCACCAAATTAAACCCTCTATTTTCAGTCTCTCTTCCCAAAAAGAACTCAGGGTATCACACATTTAATGCTCATTGATCCATTTAAATAAATCTCcaaaatttcagcagccagcttGTGAACTGCACAACTTCAATCAGTCTGACACAGATTGACAAATTAAgtctattttccttttttatctcCCAGAGCCAAGCTGGAGCATGGAGGAAACCCTTTCCATAATGAACTCCAGGTTTAACAAACGTGTCCTCATCGACATGTTCGTGTGGAATGATGACCGGGATTCCAGCAGACACATCATTTATGtaaggagaaaaagaacaggGAATTATTTATATGCCAGAAATCATAATGGATCATTATTTACACTGCAGGCAGATGGGCTTCCCATTGAACACTAGTGGTAAAATGTAGGCAATAGTTCTGTACTCCGAGTGTCAGATCTGTCTCAAAGACATATTGGGAAGTGGTTTATGGCAGCATAATTTTTGTTTCAGCAAAAGAAATAAGAATCAATGGGACTTTTGATGATTTACAGCATTTAAGGGCTGCAAATTCTTTTGACTTACAAAAATGAGAATGAGGTTTAGTATATAGCAGGAAACCATGGGTTTAAAATAGATAAAGAGTATTTCAGAGTTTGTTCATGAATGGTTGTGCAACAAGTCCAGCCCTGAAGTCAAGCAACAGAGAAAAGTTACTTAAATTTGTTCTTGGGTCTCCATGATTACTGAAAGATTTTGCTTTGTGACCCACGCTGAGATCCACCCTGTCCTTCCCTGGAAGCCCATAGGTaagagctcccagctccccccAGATCCAGGAGAGCCCAAATTCTCTGGGTGTGTGGCCGTggtgccaccccagccctgtcGGGGGGACACtcagcatctcctgctgcctctcAAGGATTCAtttgggcagccccagctcctcttcACCACTAACCAGAGAAATGCATTTTCCTTCAGATTGACCAGCCAAGTTTGGGAATGCCATCCAGGGACTACTACTTTAATGGGGGCAACTATCAAAGAGTAAGTATCCCTTGTATTGATTTATGATTTACTCTGTGCCACTAAAACAACTTTATTCCTTATCCCTGTGCTTTCAAAAACCCCAATACATGAATCTTCACACTATGCAACAATCAGAACTAGACTGTGACATTCATTGCTATGGCTTTTTCCTAATTAATCCAACATTTTGTAAAGTTTACAAAAGGATTGAACAACAGTATAAATATCAAGCCTGCCCAGAACTGGGCGCCTCATGAAGAAGgttatgagaaaataaaattgtgttttatagctttgacagtgtctcatTTTGAAGGACAGCTTCACATTTTCAGTGCAGGGGATTTGCTTGTATCTTCCTCTGAATCCCTGATGCTCAGCAAGTAGGAATCTGCTGCCAGTTaccctccccttcccccaaaATTATATGAAATCATGAAAGATTATTTTCTAGCTGCTTTCCTCTGCCAATGCTCAGGGCAAAACCACTGATTCTGCAAAAACACTGTTTCTGTAAATACACAGAAAGCTGTTGCAAACAGAGCCAGATAATTTGTCTGTTTCCAAGATGAAAATACTGCTTTAGTACATTTTATTTCCCTCAATTATGCCTCGCTAACAAAGAGTATTTGCAGCCCAACATCAAACCAATTTTCCTAACAAGAATGGAAGGGAATACAGAGGGACAACAATCAGCATTTGAGACTCTTTTGTCTCGTGGTTGTAAAGGCAGATGAAAACATCAGTGGGAAGAGTTTTCTTCTCACTTCAGTGTGTTTGACTACACTTTATAGAGAATTTAGCTAAAATATAGCCCTGTGAGATTTATAGGGGACTGTCCCCACACCTTCTGGGCACTTTTTGGAGCTGCCAGGTTCTGGGACAAAACAATCTCctggaaatgggaaaatatggaaagctgctgagctgggaatCTCCCCTGCAAGTGTCAcctccacagcagcacccacagcagaaaagagagaTATTTATGCACTGGGGCATGAAGGTCAGACATAGATTGACTTGGAGGAGGTAGGAAATCAGGTACAATGCAGAGACAATCCCAAAttagagaaagaaaaccagttcTGCTCAATACAGCTTTAATTTGAAGGCACCAAGCAGGGGGGCTGAGGCTGTGCTTTTAATCCTAATGACCAAGGAGGAGACACAACCcctttttatttgtatttaccAGCTCGCTGCCCCCAGACAATGAGCACAACTCTGATGACCCAAACTCCCCCTGTGCTTAGTCCAGCATCTTTTGGCAAAACTCCTCCTGAGGCCTGGGGGAGTCTGGCCTGATTAAGGCTCAGCATTCAGCCTAAAACCACAAATCGTCATCTGTAAGTGCCCAGACTCAATTTCACCCCAGTCTCTGTGTTTGTCTGGCTTCCAGGGTCTACAAAGGGAGAAAAGTATGTGAGGAGAACAGGTAGCATCAGGTTTTCCTGTATGGATCAGCACTGCCTCAGCAGCCAAATGTCTTTTCAAGGCCCTGTCTGAGGCATAAATCAGTCAGAACCTCCCATCAGGGATAGAGCAAAGGTGTCACTGGGAGCTGTCTGAAACAGAGCTTTTCTTTCAGACACTAAAACCAGACCTGAGAAGATTTATGGTATTACTTTCAGAGAACTCAAACCTTCCCTGTTCACTGTGGAATTTTGGATCACTGTTCCCACAGTGTAACCCAAAGCACTGAGCCTCCTCTTTGCCCGAGCAGTAATTCTAACTCAGAATGCCAGGCTTGGATGGCACAGAGAAGCAGAATTTTTGTTTTGAGCCTGGCAAGTGCCCTGTAAGGTATTCATGACAAAGAGAATGCTTTGCTGAATAGGAAATGTGAAGATGAACCACAGAAATAGAGAAGAGAGACTCtttacaagggcctggagtgacaggacaagggggaatgggttcaaactgacagagggcagggttagaggggatattgggaagaaattcttccctgtgagggtggtggggccctggcacagggtgcccagagaaactgtggctgctcctggatccctggaagcatccaaagccaggttggacaaggcttggagccacctgggacagtggaaggtgtccctgccatggcaagggtggcactggatgggtttaaggtccttccaaccccaaccattctgggattccatgaaaTGATGGACAGCAAACCTTTTCTACCTGTCCTGTGTCCGAGTGTAGGTGAGAGAAGCTTATCTGCAGTTCATGATCACCATCGCCAAAATGATCCGCGAAGACAAGAACGTGTCCAAAGATGATTCCTTTGTCCAAGAGGAAATGGCAAAGGTCATGGAGCTTGAGACAGAGATTGCAAACGTGAGTAGACAGGTCAAGAACTCCTCAGGAAGCTGTGGGGGGCAAGGGGTGAGGGGGAAGAGTCTCTTGCGGGTTTGTGCAGCAGTTTTCAATGCGCCAGAAAACCCACAGTCCAGAACAAGTGGGGGAAGAAGAATTTTTATGCCATGAGCAGCCCAAAAATCAGAGCCTCTGTGTATCTAATTCTGCCTGCTGTGtacactgctgctgtgctgctccagtcccAGCCTTATTTCTATCTGGAACCCTTCTAAAGCAGGATAATTCACCCCCTGCTAACCATGCACTGGGATAACACCAGGGCAGGTTCTCTTGCATCCTTAATAACCTACAGCACCCTAAAAATCCCCCAGAAATCCTTCCATTCTAAAGGGACAGAAGGAACCACTTGGCTCAACATATCCCTGAAACATTATTGAATAGGGGGGAACCCAGATTCCTGTACTGAATTTTTGGAAGCAGCACTGGGCACAACCAAatgattttccttttcccaaacAAACTGGTTAATCTGAATATTGTTGGAATGTATGTGCACCTGAATGTGATTTCAGCCATTGATGTTTCTGCCAGTTGATTCCAGCAATAACCTTGTGAATGTCTTCAGGCCACCACCCCAGCAGAGGAAAGGCACGATGTGACCTTGTTGTACAACAAAATGACCttagcagagctgcaggaaaagtTTGCATTCAATGTAAGTGTTTCATGAGCAGTCTCATACTTCAGGTCTCTTAATTACAAAATGGCTTTGTGAATTGATCATTGTTTCAACAAAGAGGTATAAAATCATTCCCATTCCTGATTTTGTCTTCAGAATCTCTTTAAAGGCTTTGTCCTACTGAACAGCTGCATTCAAGTTCATAAGACTGTCAAAAGTCCAGTTACTGAGGCATTTAGTCATTCAACACTGGAATGTGTCTCTGTCTGCCTAGGAATTTAACTGGACCTTCTTCATCCAACGTGTCATGTCTTCAGTGAGCGTTCAGGTGGACCCAGAAGAAGAGGTGGTTGTGTATGGGATGCCTTATCTGCAGGAGCTGAAAGCAATTATCTCCAAGTACTCAGCCAGGTAAAGAAACTGCAGGATAGGTAGGACAAAAGTCACAGAAGGATTGCTGAAATGTTGATTATTGGGCCCTCTTGCTAGTTCTGAGCGGAAAATTAGATCCCTGTAAAATACAGGAAATGCCTTTGGATGTTTCAAATTCCAAATACTGCAGTACAAGGTGTCTCACTTGCTGCTTGCTTAGAAAAGGttaaatgggaagaaaaaaaatacacgACAGGCTTAGCTTTTGTTACATTctagaaggaagaaaaataagaaatgaaTCCCAGAACTGACATGACAGCCCAGTCCTCAGGCTGGATGATTCTGCAGTTAAATGAGACACTGTGAAACCTAGGGCTGGCAGCAACGATTTCCTTCCTTGTCTCCATCCAAAACTGAGATTCCCCTCTGACTGCCTGCCCTAGTGCTGGTTTTTGCAGGGGGTTAAGCTCAGCTTTGCTTTCCCACACAGCACCATCCAGAACTACCTCATCTGGCGGCTGGTGATCGACCGGGTCAGCAGCTTGAGCCGGCGCTTCAAGGACGCTCGGGCCAGCTACAGGAAGGTATTTCCTCTCTTCATAAAGAGGAGAGCACAGCTGCCACCAAACCCAGCCTGCTCAACACAACCATCCTCTCAGGCATTGGGAAAGAGATGAGATTtaagctccctcccagcccaaagcaTTCTATATTCTGCGATTACATCACGGGATCCTCAAACATGCCCAATCGCAGCAGTGAGAACCTTTGGGTTAATTTAGGCAGTGGTTTGAAAGCTTTGGGTTAATTTAGGCGGTGGTTCAAAACCTTTGAATTAATTTAGGCAGCAGTTTGAAACCTTTTGGGTTAATTTAGGCAGTGGTTTGAAACCTTTGGGTTAATTTAAGCAGTGGTTTGAAACATTTGGGTTAATTTAGGCAGTAGCTTGAAATCTTTGGGTTAATTTAGGCAGTAGCTTGAAACCTTTGGGTTAATTTAGGCAGTGGTTCAAAACCTTTGAGTTAATTTAGGCAGTGGTTTGAAACCTTTGGGTTAATTCAGGCAATTTAACCCTTGGGTTAATTTAGGCGGTGGATGGAAATTTTTGCGTTAATTTAGGCGGTGTAACTTTTGGGTTAATTTAGGCAGTAGTTTGAGAGCTTTGGGTTAATTTAGGCAGTGGTTTGAAACCTTTGGGTTAATTTAGGTGTTGGTTTGAAACCTTTGGTTAATTTAGACAATTTAACCCTTGGGTTAATTTAGGCGGTGGTTTGAAATTTTTGTGTTAATTTAGGCGGTGTAACTTTTGGGTTAATTTAGGCAGTAGTTTCAGAGATTTTGGTTAATTTAGGAGGTTGTTTGAAACCTTTGGGTTAATTTAGGCAGTGGTTTGAAACCTTTGGGTTAATTCAGGCAATTTAACCCTTGGGTTAATTTAGGCGGTGGATGGAAATTTTTGCGTTAATTTAGGCGGTGTAACTTTTGGGTTAATTTAGGCAGTAGTTTGAGAGCTTTGGGTTAATTTAGGCAGTGGTTTGAAACCTTTGGGTTAATTTAGGTGTTGGTTTGAAACCTTTGGTTAATTTAGACAATTTAACCCTTGGGTTAATTTAGGCGGTGGTTTGAAATTTTTGTGTTAATTTAGGCGGTGTAACTTTTGGGTTAATTTAGGCAGTAGTTTCAGAGATTTTGGTTAATTTAGGAGGTTGTTTGAAACCTTTGGGTTAATTTAGGCAGTGGTTTGAAACCTTTGGGTTAATTTAGGCAATCAAACCCTTGGTTAATTTAGGTGGTGGTTTGAAACCTTTGGGTTAATTCAGGCAATTTAACCCTTGGGTTAATTTAGGCGGTGGATGGAAATTTTTGCGTTAATTTAGGCGGTGTAACTTTTGGGTTAATTTAGGCAGTAGTTTGAGAGCTTTGGGTTAATTTAGGTGGTGGTTTGAAACCTTTGGGCTAGATTAGAGTGGTGGGaaggctgcaggggcagggttAATGCCGGCCCTGTTGCTGCAGGCCCTGTACGGGACGCCGCTGGAGGAGGCGCGCTGGAGGGAGTGCGTCAGCTACGTCAACAACAACATGGAGAACGCGGTGGGAGCCATGTATGTCCGGGAGACTTTTGCTGGTGAGAGCAAGAGGATGGTATGTAGTTTACCCTTCATACTACCGTACATCCACTGTAGTGGCAGCTCTGTGGTCAGAGAGAGGGAAGAAGCTAGATAAGCTTTGCCGTGAGTCGGCCTGGGAAGctttagggagctggagagaaagaattcTGAACAATCTGCACCTGGTGTTTTGTAATAAGGCGTTTACAGCCCATAAGGTTGTTTGCAAATGGGTGtcttcttaattagccaatggtgatggtgtttCAAGGGGCCAATCAGGTCCACCTGTAGTGAACTGGAATATAAAAGTGAGTTAGCTTTCTGAATGCCTTGGGAGGCTGTGTTGCTCATGATTCAACAGCGACACATCCACAATGCCCACAGGGCCCATTCCCTCTGGTGTCAGTTCTCTGGTTTTTGCCTGGGAGAGTTATCCATCACAAACTGGTCTTGCACCAGTCAAGAAGGTGCAAGAACTCATTTGTGATGCTCTTTCATGTCATTGTTGTATTAGGAACAGCAAGAAGCAAATGACATTTGACTCCAAAATCTCAGAACTCATAAAGTGAAACTTTATTACCAAACTCCCCATATTCATAGGCAGAATCGTTCACCCAGAACCTGATTGGTTCTCAAACAACATTTCCATTGGATAGTTAGGAACAACAGTTTCTTGTACATCTCTCTCTATAAAAATCACGCACAACATTCCACATGTTCATAAATACCAGGTGCACAGAccaagataagaattgtttaaattcttttctctgagcttctcaCAGCTTTTCCCAGAACGCTGCCTGGGAAAGTTATCTGTTCCACTCCCTGACCAAACTGTCACTTCCACACTTTTAGATGCTCAGTACCATGGTTTAGAGCACAGAATTTGGAGACATGGCCTTCCAGCAGGAAGCTTTTCATCCTTCCTTAGCTGTGCCTGGGAATAGGGCATGGGAATGATGAGTGTCTCCCTGGCTCTCTTTCAGGTCCGAGATTTAATAGAGAAGATCCGTGAAGTGTTCGTGGAGACCTTGGATGAGTTACAGTGGATGGATGAGGCATCCAAGGAGAAAGCTCGTGAGAAGGTCAAACATAACAAAGAACTTCAGTTTTCCCTTATGAACATGAAATATTTGGAATTTTGTAGTATCACCATATCCAGTTTGTCcacaaaaaagaggaaaagaggacATTATGATCCTGTTACTTTGCCCTTTCCTTTCAATCCTTTGTTAGCCCACATCAATAAAAATGCCAACTGGATATGacgcaattaaaaaaaaaaaattccaacttTTAATTGACCTCAGGACCATCAGCACCATTCCAAAGccaagaaaaaccccaaacatttcactatttttttttattgaaactTTAGTGAAAACAACCCAACAACAGCACACCAACAAAAATCACAATTAAGAGGAAACATTCAACTCTTCTCTTCCAGGCAATGGCAATCAAAGAACAAATTGGCTACCCAGATTACATTTTGGAAGATCACAATGAGAAACTGGACCTGGAATATGCCAATGTAAGTGTTTAGTGCATATCTCACTAAATACCTCAAAATAAACCCCTGCATTTGCTTTCTTGCTACTGGAATATTTGTACCTGTGCAACTGCCCTTTCCAAGGACATTAAAAATGAACATATTAATAAATAACTGGTGCAAAGAACCAGCTATTCAGGGAAACCATgcaaccaaaacattctttAGAGGACATTCAGTGGGACGAGGAGTTCCTCTTCCTGCTCAGCTGACCAATGTACTCGGATCCCTGTTTGTGCAGTTAAACTTCAGTGAACACAGCTACTTTGAAAACATCCTGGAAAACCTGCGAGCTGGAGCCCAAAAGAGCCTGAAAAAGCTTCGGGAGAGAGTTGACCAAGATATGTGAGTTTCCACACAGAGCCACAGACACAACCTAAATTCTGGGTTAATGGTGGGGGTGTTCAGCTCGTGCTGTGGGTACCTAGGAATGCCCGTGGCTGAGACAATCAAGGAATTAAGCAATTCTAAGGTAAagtgaaaaatgcttttccctttgAATGTTGTGTGTTTGGGATGAAAGCTGCCCATAAAGAAGCCACCAGATATTTCCTGGTATCAGGAATTCAGGAATTCTTCACAGCTGTGATCAATGCACCCTTTTCCCTACATTAATTTTTGCCTTATATAATCTCTTTATAAGGATTTCCCTTCTTGTTACAAGGTTCTTCCTTCTCCTAACAAGGAAATGATATTTCTTTATATATCCATATATAAATTCCTgataatatatatattacatatatagatgtatagatatagatatagatatcgATATAGatatagtgtatatatatatatatatatataaatccCTGAAAGGATTA encodes the following:
- the MMEL1 gene encoding membrane metallo-endopeptidase-like 1 isoform X2, with amino-acid sequence MRVTIMGKSESQMDIVEKSTKSGKKPWSFVAIGLAVLLLLMTCAAVALVILYASSRGSHYGTNSGNICTTPGCVTAAARIIQNMDPTADPCQDFYQYACGGWLNRHVIPETSSRYSIFDILRDELEIILKGVLETSDQGDREAFQKAKILYKSCMNESLIEQRDSLPLLEALRMVGDWPVASADWSKTKEPSWSMEETLSIMNSRFNKRVLIDMFVWNDDRDSSRHIIYIDQPSLGMPSRDYYFNGGNYQRVREAYLQFMITIAKMIREDKNVSKDDSFVQEEMAKVMELETEIANATTPAEERHDVTLLYNKMTLAELQEKFAFNEFNWTFFIQRVMSSVSVQVDPEEEVVVYGMPYLQELKAIISKYSASTIQNYLIWRLVIDRVSSLSRRFKDARASYRKALYGTPLEEARWRECVSYVNNNMENAVGAMYVRETFAGESKRMVRDLIEKIREVFVETLDELQWMDEASKEKAREKAMAIKEQIGYPDYILEDHNEKLDLEYANLNFSEHSYFENILENLRAGAQKSLKKLRERVDQDIWIIGAAVVNAFYSPNRNQIVFPAGILQPPFFSKHQPQALNFGGIGMVIGHEITHGFDDNGRNFDKDGNMLDWWSNFSALHFKEQSLCMVHQYGNYTWELAGGQNVSGISTLGENIADNGGVRQAYKAYLKWLEQEGKEPKLPGLNMSHKQLFFLNFAQVWCGSYRPEYASQSIKTDVHSPLKYRVMGSLQNFEAFSEVFRCQKGTAMHPAGKCRVW
- the MMEL1 gene encoding membrane metallo-endopeptidase-like 1 isoform X3, which encodes MENEVGKSVDNQMDKYIVTIMGKSESQMDIVEKSTKSGKKPWSFVAIGLAVLLLLMTCAAVALVILYASSRGSHYGTNSGNICTTPGCVTAAARIIQNMDPTADPCQDFYQYACGGWLNRHVIPETSSRYSIFDILRDELEIILKGVLETSDQGDREAFQKAKILYKSCMNESLIEQRDSLPLLEALRMVGDWPVASADWSKTKEPSWSMEETLSIMNSRFNKRVLIDMFVWNDDRDSSRHIIYIDQPSLGMPSRDYYFNGGNYQRVREAYLQFMITIAKMIREDKNVSKDDSFVQEEMAKVMELETEIANATTPAEERHDVTLLYNKMTLAELQEKFAFNEFNWTFFIQRVMSSVSVQVDPEEEVVVYGMPYLQELKAIISKYSASTIQNYLIWRLVIDRVSSLSRRFKDARASYRKALYGTPLEEARWRECVSYVNNNMENAVGAMYVRETFAGESKRMVRDLIEKIREVFVETLDELQWMDEASKEKAREKAMAIKEQIGYPDYILEDHNEKLDLEYANLNFSEHSYFENILENLRAGAQKSLKKLRERVDQDIWIIGAAVVNAFYSPNRNQIVFPAGILQPPFFSKHQPQALNFGGIGMVIGHEITHGFDDNGRNFDKDGNMLDWWSNFSALHFKEQSLCMVHQYGNYTWELAGGQNVSGISTLGENIADNGGVRQAYKAYLKWLEQEGKEPKLPGLNMSHKQLFFLNFAQVWCGSYRPEYASQSIKTDVHSPLKYRTLLESTCLYLTCS
- the MMEL1 gene encoding membrane metallo-endopeptidase-like 1 isoform X1, yielding MENEVGKSVDNQMDKYIVTIMGKSESQMDIVEKSTKSGKKPWSFVAIGLAVLLLLMTCAAVALVILYASSRGSHYGTNSGNICTTPGCVTAAARIIQNMDPTADPCQDFYQYACGGWLNRHVIPETSSRYSIFDILRDELEIILKGVLETSDQGDREAFQKAKILYKSCMNESLIEQRDSLPLLEALRMVGDWPVASADWSKTKEPSWSMEETLSIMNSRFNKRVLIDMFVWNDDRDSSRHIIYIDQPSLGMPSRDYYFNGGNYQRVREAYLQFMITIAKMIREDKNVSKDDSFVQEEMAKVMELETEIANATTPAEERHDVTLLYNKMTLAELQEKFAFNEFNWTFFIQRVMSSVSVQVDPEEEVVVYGMPYLQELKAIISKYSASTIQNYLIWRLVIDRVSSLSRRFKDARASYRKALYGTPLEEARWRECVSYVNNNMENAVGAMYVRETFAGESKRMVRDLIEKIREVFVETLDELQWMDEASKEKAREKAMAIKEQIGYPDYILEDHNEKLDLEYANLNFSEHSYFENILENLRAGAQKSLKKLRERVDQDIWIIGAAVVNAFYSPNRNQIVFPAGILQPPFFSKHQPQALNFGGIGMVIGHEITHGFDDNGRNFDKDGNMLDWWSNFSALHFKEQSLCMVHQYGNYTWELAGGQNVSGISTLGENIADNGGVRQAYKAYLKWLEQEGKEPKLPGLNMSHKQLFFLNFAQVWCGSYRPEYASQSIKTDVHSPLKYRVMGSLQNFEAFSEVFRCQKGTAMHPAGKCRVW